From a region of the Orcinus orca chromosome 18, mOrcOrc1.1, whole genome shotgun sequence genome:
- the NUP58 gene encoding nucleoporin p58/p45 isoform X3: protein MSAGFSFGSSTLGSSTVAASGSGTGGGFSFGTAASSSPSVGLSLGSLGSTAAPVTAPAPSAGFGAGLFGSKPATGFTLGGTNTGPPATTSASTAGFSLGFSKPAASATPFALPITSASAGGLTLSSALTSTPAGFTLSSLSGTAAAATTAPAGLSLGGALTGLGGPLFQSASTAASGLGQNALGLSLGTAAATSAAGNEGLGGIDFSSSSDKKSDKTGTRPEDSKALKDETLPSVICQDVDNLQKFVKEQKQVQEEISRMSSKAMLKVQEDIKALKQLLSLAASGLQRNTLNIDKLKIETAQELKNAEIALRTQKTPPGLQHENTAPADYFRILVQQFEVQLQQYRQQIEELENHLATQANNSHITPQDLSMAMQKIYQTFVALAAQLQSIHENVKVLKEQYLGYRKMFLGDAVDVFEARRAEAKKWQNAPRVTTGPTPFSNMPNAAAVAMAATLTQQQQPATGPQPSLGVSFGAPFGSGIGTGLQSSGLGSSNLGGFGASSGFGCSTTGASTFGFGTTNKPSGSLSAGFGSSSTSGFNFSSPGITASAGLTFGVSNPASAGFGTGGQLLQLKKPPAGNKRGKR from the exons CAGCCCTTCTGTGGGGCTCAGTCTTGGGAGCCTCGGGAGCACGGCAGCTCCAGTGACAGCACCTGCTCCTTCTGCTGGCTTCGGAGCCGGGCTCTTTGGATCTAAACCTGCCACTGGGTTCACTCTAGGAGGAACGAACACAG GCCCACCGGCCACCACCTCTGCGTCCACGGCAGGCTTCAGCTTAGGCTTCAGTAAACCCGCGGCGTCCGCCACACCGTTTGCGCTGCCCATCACGTCTGCCTCGGCTGGCGGTCTCACGCTCTCGTCCGCTCTGACGTCGACTCCTGCAG GATTCACTCTGAGCAGCCTGAGTGGGACGGCAGCTGCAGccaccactgcaccagcaggccTCTCTTTAGGGGGAGCCTTGACGGGTTTGGGAGGGCCGCTTTTCCAAAGCGCAAGCACGGCAGCATCAG GACTTGGACAAAATGCTTTAGGTCTGTCTCTGGGAACTGCAGCAGCTACTTCAGCTGCTGGCAACGAAGGCCTTGGAGGTATAGATTTTAGCAGCTCATCGGATAAAAAGA GTGATAAAACGGGAACAAGACCAGA GGACAGTAAAGCACTGAAGGATGAGACTCTACCTTCTGTCATCTGCCAGGACGTGGACAACCTGCA gaaatTTGTGAAGGAACAAAAACAAGTCCAAGAAGAAATTAGTAGAATGTCTTCAAAAGCAATGCTTAAAGTGCAGGAAGATATTAAAGCTCTGAAGCAGCTTTTGTCATTGGCTGCCAGTGGATTACAGAGGAACACTCTCAATATTGACAAATTGAAAATAGAAACTGCTCAG GAGTTAAAAAATGCTGAAATAGCTTTAAGAACCCAGAAAACACCACCTGGACTCCAACATGAGAATACAGCTCCTGCTGA CTACTTCAGAATCCTGGTTCAGCAGTTTGAGGTGCAGCTCCAGCAGTACAGACAACAGATTGAAGAACTGGAAAACCATCTTGCCACCCAAGCGAACAATTCACACATCACCCCTCAAG ATTTGTCAATGGCTATGCAGAAAATTTATCAAACATTTGTAGCTTTAGCTGCACAACTTCAGTCTATTCATGAAAATGTGAAG GTGCTCAAAGAACAGTACCTTGGCTACAGGAAAATGTTCTTGGGAGATGCTGTGGATGTGTTTGAAGCCAGGCGAGCAGAAGCCAAGAAGTGGCAGAATGCGCCCAGAGTCACTACGGGACCCACCCCTTTCAGCAACATGCCAAACGCAGCAGCCGTTGCCATGGCTGCAACACTTACACAGCAGCAACAGCCTGCTACAG GGCCACAGCCATCTCTGGGAGTTAGTTTTGGAGCGCCATTCGGCTCAGGTATTGGCACTGGCTTGCAGTCAAGTGGCCTAGGTTCTTCAAACCTTGGAG GCTTTGGAGCTAGCTCTGGTTTTGGATGCAGCACCACAGGGGCCTCCACATTTGGATTTGGAACAACAAATAAACCCTCAGGAAGTCTTAGTGCAG GCTTTGGCAGCTCAAGTACATCTGGGTTTAACTTCAGCAGTCCTGGCATCACGGCGTCAGCTGGTTTGACATTTGGGGTGTCCAATCCTGCCTCTGCAGGCTTTGGAACAGGAGGACAACTCCTTCAGCTGAAGAAGCCTCCAGCtggaaacaaaagaggaaaaagataa
- the NUP58 gene encoding nucleoporin p58/p45 isoform X1: protein MSAGFSFGSSTLGSSTVAASGSGTGGGFSFGTAASSSPSVGLSLGSLGSTAAPVTAPAPSAGFGAGLFGSKPATGFTLGGTNTGPPATTSASTAGFSLGFSKPAASATPFALPITSASAGGLTLSSALTSTPAASTGFTLSSLSGTAAAATTAPAGLSLGGALTGLGGPLFQSASTAASGLGQNALGLSLGTAAATSAAGNEGLGGIDFSSSSDKKSDKTGTRPEDSKALKDETLPSVICQDVDNLQKFVKEQKQVQEEISRMSSKAMLKVQEDIKALKQLLSLAASGLQRNTLNIDKLKIETAQELKNAEIALRTQKTPPGLQHENTAPADYFRILVQQFEVQLQQYRQQIEELENHLATQANNSHITPQDLSMAMQKIYQTFVALAAQLQSIHENVKVLKEQYLGYRKMFLGDAVDVFEARRAEAKKWQNAPRVTTGPTPFSNMPNAAAVAMAATLTQQQQPATGPQPSLGVSFGAPFGSGIGTGLQSSGLGSSNLGGFGASSGFGCSTTGASTFGFGTTNKPSGSLSAGFGSSSTSGFNFSSPGITASAGLTFGVSNPASAGFGTGGQLLQLKKPPAGNKRGKR from the exons CAGCCCTTCTGTGGGGCTCAGTCTTGGGAGCCTCGGGAGCACGGCAGCTCCAGTGACAGCACCTGCTCCTTCTGCTGGCTTCGGAGCCGGGCTCTTTGGATCTAAACCTGCCACTGGGTTCACTCTAGGAGGAACGAACACAG GCCCACCGGCCACCACCTCTGCGTCCACGGCAGGCTTCAGCTTAGGCTTCAGTAAACCCGCGGCGTCCGCCACACCGTTTGCGCTGCCCATCACGTCTGCCTCGGCTGGCGGTCTCACGCTCTCGTCCGCTCTGACGTCGACTCCTGCAG CGTCCACAGGATTCACTCTGAGCAGCCTGAGTGGGACGGCAGCTGCAGccaccactgcaccagcaggccTCTCTTTAGGGGGAGCCTTGACGGGTTTGGGAGGGCCGCTTTTCCAAAGCGCAAGCACGGCAGCATCAG GACTTGGACAAAATGCTTTAGGTCTGTCTCTGGGAACTGCAGCAGCTACTTCAGCTGCTGGCAACGAAGGCCTTGGAGGTATAGATTTTAGCAGCTCATCGGATAAAAAGA GTGATAAAACGGGAACAAGACCAGA GGACAGTAAAGCACTGAAGGATGAGACTCTACCTTCTGTCATCTGCCAGGACGTGGACAACCTGCA gaaatTTGTGAAGGAACAAAAACAAGTCCAAGAAGAAATTAGTAGAATGTCTTCAAAAGCAATGCTTAAAGTGCAGGAAGATATTAAAGCTCTGAAGCAGCTTTTGTCATTGGCTGCCAGTGGATTACAGAGGAACACTCTCAATATTGACAAATTGAAAATAGAAACTGCTCAG GAGTTAAAAAATGCTGAAATAGCTTTAAGAACCCAGAAAACACCACCTGGACTCCAACATGAGAATACAGCTCCTGCTGA CTACTTCAGAATCCTGGTTCAGCAGTTTGAGGTGCAGCTCCAGCAGTACAGACAACAGATTGAAGAACTGGAAAACCATCTTGCCACCCAAGCGAACAATTCACACATCACCCCTCAAG ATTTGTCAATGGCTATGCAGAAAATTTATCAAACATTTGTAGCTTTAGCTGCACAACTTCAGTCTATTCATGAAAATGTGAAG GTGCTCAAAGAACAGTACCTTGGCTACAGGAAAATGTTCTTGGGAGATGCTGTGGATGTGTTTGAAGCCAGGCGAGCAGAAGCCAAGAAGTGGCAGAATGCGCCCAGAGTCACTACGGGACCCACCCCTTTCAGCAACATGCCAAACGCAGCAGCCGTTGCCATGGCTGCAACACTTACACAGCAGCAACAGCCTGCTACAG GGCCACAGCCATCTCTGGGAGTTAGTTTTGGAGCGCCATTCGGCTCAGGTATTGGCACTGGCTTGCAGTCAAGTGGCCTAGGTTCTTCAAACCTTGGAG GCTTTGGAGCTAGCTCTGGTTTTGGATGCAGCACCACAGGGGCCTCCACATTTGGATTTGGAACAACAAATAAACCCTCAGGAAGTCTTAGTGCAG GCTTTGGCAGCTCAAGTACATCTGGGTTTAACTTCAGCAGTCCTGGCATCACGGCGTCAGCTGGTTTGACATTTGGGGTGTCCAATCCTGCCTCTGCAGGCTTTGGAACAGGAGGACAACTCCTTCAGCTGAAGAAGCCTCCAGCtggaaacaaaagaggaaaaagataa
- the NUP58 gene encoding nucleoporin p58/p45 isoform X6, whose product MSAGFSFGSSTLGSSTVAASGSGTGGGFSFGTAASSSPSVGLSLGSLGSTAAPVTAPAPSAGFGAGLFGSKPATGFTLGGTNTGPPATTSASTAGFSLGFSKPAASATPFALPITSASAGGLTLSSALTSTPAGLGQNALGLSLGTAAATSAAGNEGLGGIDFSSSSDKKSDKTGTRPEDSKALKDETLPSVICQDVDNLQKFVKEQKQVQEEISRMSSKAMLKVQEDIKALKQLLSLAASGLQRNTLNIDKLKIETAQELKNAEIALRTQKTPPGLQHENTAPADYFRILVQQFEVQLQQYRQQIEELENHLATQANNSHITPQDLSMAMQKIYQTFVALAAQLQSIHENVKVLKEQYLGYRKMFLGDAVDVFEARRAEAKKWQNAPRVTTGPTPFSNMPNAAAVAMAATLTQQQQPATGPQPSLGVSFGAPFGSGIGTGLQSSGLGSSNLGGFGASSGFGCSTTGASTFGFGTTNKPSGSLSAGFGSSSTSGFNFSSPGITASAGLTFGVSNPASAGFGTGGQLLQLKKPPAGNKRGKR is encoded by the exons CAGCCCTTCTGTGGGGCTCAGTCTTGGGAGCCTCGGGAGCACGGCAGCTCCAGTGACAGCACCTGCTCCTTCTGCTGGCTTCGGAGCCGGGCTCTTTGGATCTAAACCTGCCACTGGGTTCACTCTAGGAGGAACGAACACAG GCCCACCGGCCACCACCTCTGCGTCCACGGCAGGCTTCAGCTTAGGCTTCAGTAAACCCGCGGCGTCCGCCACACCGTTTGCGCTGCCCATCACGTCTGCCTCGGCTGGCGGTCTCACGCTCTCGTCCGCTCTGACGTCGACTCCTGCAG GACTTGGACAAAATGCTTTAGGTCTGTCTCTGGGAACTGCAGCAGCTACTTCAGCTGCTGGCAACGAAGGCCTTGGAGGTATAGATTTTAGCAGCTCATCGGATAAAAAGA GTGATAAAACGGGAACAAGACCAGA GGACAGTAAAGCACTGAAGGATGAGACTCTACCTTCTGTCATCTGCCAGGACGTGGACAACCTGCA gaaatTTGTGAAGGAACAAAAACAAGTCCAAGAAGAAATTAGTAGAATGTCTTCAAAAGCAATGCTTAAAGTGCAGGAAGATATTAAAGCTCTGAAGCAGCTTTTGTCATTGGCTGCCAGTGGATTACAGAGGAACACTCTCAATATTGACAAATTGAAAATAGAAACTGCTCAG GAGTTAAAAAATGCTGAAATAGCTTTAAGAACCCAGAAAACACCACCTGGACTCCAACATGAGAATACAGCTCCTGCTGA CTACTTCAGAATCCTGGTTCAGCAGTTTGAGGTGCAGCTCCAGCAGTACAGACAACAGATTGAAGAACTGGAAAACCATCTTGCCACCCAAGCGAACAATTCACACATCACCCCTCAAG ATTTGTCAATGGCTATGCAGAAAATTTATCAAACATTTGTAGCTTTAGCTGCACAACTTCAGTCTATTCATGAAAATGTGAAG GTGCTCAAAGAACAGTACCTTGGCTACAGGAAAATGTTCTTGGGAGATGCTGTGGATGTGTTTGAAGCCAGGCGAGCAGAAGCCAAGAAGTGGCAGAATGCGCCCAGAGTCACTACGGGACCCACCCCTTTCAGCAACATGCCAAACGCAGCAGCCGTTGCCATGGCTGCAACACTTACACAGCAGCAACAGCCTGCTACAG GGCCACAGCCATCTCTGGGAGTTAGTTTTGGAGCGCCATTCGGCTCAGGTATTGGCACTGGCTTGCAGTCAAGTGGCCTAGGTTCTTCAAACCTTGGAG GCTTTGGAGCTAGCTCTGGTTTTGGATGCAGCACCACAGGGGCCTCCACATTTGGATTTGGAACAACAAATAAACCCTCAGGAAGTCTTAGTGCAG GCTTTGGCAGCTCAAGTACATCTGGGTTTAACTTCAGCAGTCCTGGCATCACGGCGTCAGCTGGTTTGACATTTGGGGTGTCCAATCCTGCCTCTGCAGGCTTTGGAACAGGAGGACAACTCCTTCAGCTGAAGAAGCCTCCAGCtggaaacaaaagaggaaaaagataa
- the NUP58 gene encoding nucleoporin p58/p45 isoform X5 has protein sequence MSAGFSFGSSTLGSSTVAASGSGTGGGFSFGTAASSSPSVGLSLGSLGSTAAPVTAPAPSAGFGAGLFGSKPATGFTLGGTNTGPPATTSASTAGFSLGFSKPAASATPFALPITSASAGGLTLSSALTSTPAASTGFTLSSLSGTAAAATTAPAGLSLGGALTGLGGPLFQSASTAASGLGQNALGLSLGTAAATSAAGNEGLGGIDFSSSSDKKSDKTGTRPEDSKALKDETLPSVICQDVDNLQKFVKEQKQVQEEISRMSSKAMLKVQEDIKALKQLLSLAASGLQRNTLNIDKLKIETAQELKNAEIALRTQKTPPGLQHENTAPADYFRILVQQFEVQLQQYRQQIEELENHLATQANNSHITPQDLSMAMQKIYQTFVALAAQLQSIHENVKVLKEQYLGYRKMFLGDAVDVFEARRAEAKKWQNAPRVTTGPTPFSNMPNAAAVAMAATLTQQQQPATGFGASSGFGCSTTGASTFGFGTTNKPSGSLSAGFGSSSTSGFNFSSPGITASAGLTFGVSNPASAGFGTGGQLLQLKKPPAGNKRGKR, from the exons CAGCCCTTCTGTGGGGCTCAGTCTTGGGAGCCTCGGGAGCACGGCAGCTCCAGTGACAGCACCTGCTCCTTCTGCTGGCTTCGGAGCCGGGCTCTTTGGATCTAAACCTGCCACTGGGTTCACTCTAGGAGGAACGAACACAG GCCCACCGGCCACCACCTCTGCGTCCACGGCAGGCTTCAGCTTAGGCTTCAGTAAACCCGCGGCGTCCGCCACACCGTTTGCGCTGCCCATCACGTCTGCCTCGGCTGGCGGTCTCACGCTCTCGTCCGCTCTGACGTCGACTCCTGCAG CGTCCACAGGATTCACTCTGAGCAGCCTGAGTGGGACGGCAGCTGCAGccaccactgcaccagcaggccTCTCTTTAGGGGGAGCCTTGACGGGTTTGGGAGGGCCGCTTTTCCAAAGCGCAAGCACGGCAGCATCAG GACTTGGACAAAATGCTTTAGGTCTGTCTCTGGGAACTGCAGCAGCTACTTCAGCTGCTGGCAACGAAGGCCTTGGAGGTATAGATTTTAGCAGCTCATCGGATAAAAAGA GTGATAAAACGGGAACAAGACCAGA GGACAGTAAAGCACTGAAGGATGAGACTCTACCTTCTGTCATCTGCCAGGACGTGGACAACCTGCA gaaatTTGTGAAGGAACAAAAACAAGTCCAAGAAGAAATTAGTAGAATGTCTTCAAAAGCAATGCTTAAAGTGCAGGAAGATATTAAAGCTCTGAAGCAGCTTTTGTCATTGGCTGCCAGTGGATTACAGAGGAACACTCTCAATATTGACAAATTGAAAATAGAAACTGCTCAG GAGTTAAAAAATGCTGAAATAGCTTTAAGAACCCAGAAAACACCACCTGGACTCCAACATGAGAATACAGCTCCTGCTGA CTACTTCAGAATCCTGGTTCAGCAGTTTGAGGTGCAGCTCCAGCAGTACAGACAACAGATTGAAGAACTGGAAAACCATCTTGCCACCCAAGCGAACAATTCACACATCACCCCTCAAG ATTTGTCAATGGCTATGCAGAAAATTTATCAAACATTTGTAGCTTTAGCTGCACAACTTCAGTCTATTCATGAAAATGTGAAG GTGCTCAAAGAACAGTACCTTGGCTACAGGAAAATGTTCTTGGGAGATGCTGTGGATGTGTTTGAAGCCAGGCGAGCAGAAGCCAAGAAGTGGCAGAATGCGCCCAGAGTCACTACGGGACCCACCCCTTTCAGCAACATGCCAAACGCAGCAGCCGTTGCCATGGCTGCAACACTTACACAGCAGCAACAGCCTGCTACAG GCTTTGGAGCTAGCTCTGGTTTTGGATGCAGCACCACAGGGGCCTCCACATTTGGATTTGGAACAACAAATAAACCCTCAGGAAGTCTTAGTGCAG GCTTTGGCAGCTCAAGTACATCTGGGTTTAACTTCAGCAGTCCTGGCATCACGGCGTCAGCTGGTTTGACATTTGGGGTGTCCAATCCTGCCTCTGCAGGCTTTGGAACAGGAGGACAACTCCTTCAGCTGAAGAAGCCTCCAGCtggaaacaaaagaggaaaaagataa
- the NUP58 gene encoding nucleoporin p58/p45 isoform X4, whose product MSAGFSFGSSTLGSSTVAASGSGTGGGFSFGTAASSSPSVGLSLGSLGSTAAPVTAPAPSAGFGAGLFGSKPATGFTLGGTNTGFSLGFSKPAASATPFALPITSASAGGLTLSSALTSTPAASTGFTLSSLSGTAAAATTAPAGLSLGGALTGLGGPLFQSASTAASGLGQNALGLSLGTAAATSAAGNEGLGGIDFSSSSDKKSDKTGTRPEDSKALKDETLPSVICQDVDNLQKFVKEQKQVQEEISRMSSKAMLKVQEDIKALKQLLSLAASGLQRNTLNIDKLKIETAQELKNAEIALRTQKTPPGLQHENTAPADYFRILVQQFEVQLQQYRQQIEELENHLATQANNSHITPQDLSMAMQKIYQTFVALAAQLQSIHENVKVLKEQYLGYRKMFLGDAVDVFEARRAEAKKWQNAPRVTTGPTPFSNMPNAAAVAMAATLTQQQQPATGPQPSLGVSFGAPFGSGIGTGLQSSGLGSSNLGGFGASSGFGCSTTGASTFGFGTTNKPSGSLSAGFGSSSTSGFNFSSPGITASAGLTFGVSNPASAGFGTGGQLLQLKKPPAGNKRGKR is encoded by the exons CAGCCCTTCTGTGGGGCTCAGTCTTGGGAGCCTCGGGAGCACGGCAGCTCCAGTGACAGCACCTGCTCCTTCTGCTGGCTTCGGAGCCGGGCTCTTTGGATCTAAACCTGCCACTGGGTTCACTCTAGGAGGAACGAACACAG GCTTCAGCTTAGGCTTCAGTAAACCCGCGGCGTCCGCCACACCGTTTGCGCTGCCCATCACGTCTGCCTCGGCTGGCGGTCTCACGCTCTCGTCCGCTCTGACGTCGACTCCTGCAG CGTCCACAGGATTCACTCTGAGCAGCCTGAGTGGGACGGCAGCTGCAGccaccactgcaccagcaggccTCTCTTTAGGGGGAGCCTTGACGGGTTTGGGAGGGCCGCTTTTCCAAAGCGCAAGCACGGCAGCATCAG GACTTGGACAAAATGCTTTAGGTCTGTCTCTGGGAACTGCAGCAGCTACTTCAGCTGCTGGCAACGAAGGCCTTGGAGGTATAGATTTTAGCAGCTCATCGGATAAAAAGA GTGATAAAACGGGAACAAGACCAGA GGACAGTAAAGCACTGAAGGATGAGACTCTACCTTCTGTCATCTGCCAGGACGTGGACAACCTGCA gaaatTTGTGAAGGAACAAAAACAAGTCCAAGAAGAAATTAGTAGAATGTCTTCAAAAGCAATGCTTAAAGTGCAGGAAGATATTAAAGCTCTGAAGCAGCTTTTGTCATTGGCTGCCAGTGGATTACAGAGGAACACTCTCAATATTGACAAATTGAAAATAGAAACTGCTCAG GAGTTAAAAAATGCTGAAATAGCTTTAAGAACCCAGAAAACACCACCTGGACTCCAACATGAGAATACAGCTCCTGCTGA CTACTTCAGAATCCTGGTTCAGCAGTTTGAGGTGCAGCTCCAGCAGTACAGACAACAGATTGAAGAACTGGAAAACCATCTTGCCACCCAAGCGAACAATTCACACATCACCCCTCAAG ATTTGTCAATGGCTATGCAGAAAATTTATCAAACATTTGTAGCTTTAGCTGCACAACTTCAGTCTATTCATGAAAATGTGAAG GTGCTCAAAGAACAGTACCTTGGCTACAGGAAAATGTTCTTGGGAGATGCTGTGGATGTGTTTGAAGCCAGGCGAGCAGAAGCCAAGAAGTGGCAGAATGCGCCCAGAGTCACTACGGGACCCACCCCTTTCAGCAACATGCCAAACGCAGCAGCCGTTGCCATGGCTGCAACACTTACACAGCAGCAACAGCCTGCTACAG GGCCACAGCCATCTCTGGGAGTTAGTTTTGGAGCGCCATTCGGCTCAGGTATTGGCACTGGCTTGCAGTCAAGTGGCCTAGGTTCTTCAAACCTTGGAG GCTTTGGAGCTAGCTCTGGTTTTGGATGCAGCACCACAGGGGCCTCCACATTTGGATTTGGAACAACAAATAAACCCTCAGGAAGTCTTAGTGCAG GCTTTGGCAGCTCAAGTACATCTGGGTTTAACTTCAGCAGTCCTGGCATCACGGCGTCAGCTGGTTTGACATTTGGGGTGTCCAATCCTGCCTCTGCAGGCTTTGGAACAGGAGGACAACTCCTTCAGCTGAAGAAGCCTCCAGCtggaaacaaaagaggaaaaagataa
- the NUP58 gene encoding nucleoporin p58/p45 isoform X2 codes for MSAGFSFGSSTLGSSTVAASGSGTGGGFSFGTAASSPSVGLSLGSLGSTAAPVTAPAPSAGFGAGLFGSKPATGFTLGGTNTGPPATTSASTAGFSLGFSKPAASATPFALPITSASAGGLTLSSALTSTPAASTGFTLSSLSGTAAAATTAPAGLSLGGALTGLGGPLFQSASTAASGLGQNALGLSLGTAAATSAAGNEGLGGIDFSSSSDKKSDKTGTRPEDSKALKDETLPSVICQDVDNLQKFVKEQKQVQEEISRMSSKAMLKVQEDIKALKQLLSLAASGLQRNTLNIDKLKIETAQELKNAEIALRTQKTPPGLQHENTAPADYFRILVQQFEVQLQQYRQQIEELENHLATQANNSHITPQDLSMAMQKIYQTFVALAAQLQSIHENVKVLKEQYLGYRKMFLGDAVDVFEARRAEAKKWQNAPRVTTGPTPFSNMPNAAAVAMAATLTQQQQPATGPQPSLGVSFGAPFGSGIGTGLQSSGLGSSNLGGFGASSGFGCSTTGASTFGFGTTNKPSGSLSAGFGSSSTSGFNFSSPGITASAGLTFGVSNPASAGFGTGGQLLQLKKPPAGNKRGKR; via the exons CCCTTCTGTGGGGCTCAGTCTTGGGAGCCTCGGGAGCACGGCAGCTCCAGTGACAGCACCTGCTCCTTCTGCTGGCTTCGGAGCCGGGCTCTTTGGATCTAAACCTGCCACTGGGTTCACTCTAGGAGGAACGAACACAG GCCCACCGGCCACCACCTCTGCGTCCACGGCAGGCTTCAGCTTAGGCTTCAGTAAACCCGCGGCGTCCGCCACACCGTTTGCGCTGCCCATCACGTCTGCCTCGGCTGGCGGTCTCACGCTCTCGTCCGCTCTGACGTCGACTCCTGCAG CGTCCACAGGATTCACTCTGAGCAGCCTGAGTGGGACGGCAGCTGCAGccaccactgcaccagcaggccTCTCTTTAGGGGGAGCCTTGACGGGTTTGGGAGGGCCGCTTTTCCAAAGCGCAAGCACGGCAGCATCAG GACTTGGACAAAATGCTTTAGGTCTGTCTCTGGGAACTGCAGCAGCTACTTCAGCTGCTGGCAACGAAGGCCTTGGAGGTATAGATTTTAGCAGCTCATCGGATAAAAAGA GTGATAAAACGGGAACAAGACCAGA GGACAGTAAAGCACTGAAGGATGAGACTCTACCTTCTGTCATCTGCCAGGACGTGGACAACCTGCA gaaatTTGTGAAGGAACAAAAACAAGTCCAAGAAGAAATTAGTAGAATGTCTTCAAAAGCAATGCTTAAAGTGCAGGAAGATATTAAAGCTCTGAAGCAGCTTTTGTCATTGGCTGCCAGTGGATTACAGAGGAACACTCTCAATATTGACAAATTGAAAATAGAAACTGCTCAG GAGTTAAAAAATGCTGAAATAGCTTTAAGAACCCAGAAAACACCACCTGGACTCCAACATGAGAATACAGCTCCTGCTGA CTACTTCAGAATCCTGGTTCAGCAGTTTGAGGTGCAGCTCCAGCAGTACAGACAACAGATTGAAGAACTGGAAAACCATCTTGCCACCCAAGCGAACAATTCACACATCACCCCTCAAG ATTTGTCAATGGCTATGCAGAAAATTTATCAAACATTTGTAGCTTTAGCTGCACAACTTCAGTCTATTCATGAAAATGTGAAG GTGCTCAAAGAACAGTACCTTGGCTACAGGAAAATGTTCTTGGGAGATGCTGTGGATGTGTTTGAAGCCAGGCGAGCAGAAGCCAAGAAGTGGCAGAATGCGCCCAGAGTCACTACGGGACCCACCCCTTTCAGCAACATGCCAAACGCAGCAGCCGTTGCCATGGCTGCAACACTTACACAGCAGCAACAGCCTGCTACAG GGCCACAGCCATCTCTGGGAGTTAGTTTTGGAGCGCCATTCGGCTCAGGTATTGGCACTGGCTTGCAGTCAAGTGGCCTAGGTTCTTCAAACCTTGGAG GCTTTGGAGCTAGCTCTGGTTTTGGATGCAGCACCACAGGGGCCTCCACATTTGGATTTGGAACAACAAATAAACCCTCAGGAAGTCTTAGTGCAG GCTTTGGCAGCTCAAGTACATCTGGGTTTAACTTCAGCAGTCCTGGCATCACGGCGTCAGCTGGTTTGACATTTGGGGTGTCCAATCCTGCCTCTGCAGGCTTTGGAACAGGAGGACAACTCCTTCAGCTGAAGAAGCCTCCAGCtggaaacaaaagaggaaaaagataa